CTACTGCTTTACCAGCTTCGTAAGTTTCAAGTGACTCACCACAACAGATGATTGGAGTCAAACCGTTACGGAAGATTGCATGAGCTTTTTTATTAATATCTTCATCAGTTTCGTGGAAGTAATCACGACGCTCTGAGTGACCGATAACAACATAGTTAACACCCATTTCAGCCAATACTTTTGGAGATGTTTCACCAGTGAAGGCACCAGCATCTTCAAAGTAGCAGTTTTGAGCAGCAACTTTCAATTCAGAATCTTTAGCGAACCACAAGAGAGCGTTCAAATCTACAGCTGGAGCTGCGATAGCAGCTTCAATTTTGTCGCCTGCAGGCAATTTTCCTGCAATTGCCTCAACGAAAGCTTGTGCTTCTTGAGGATTTTTGTTCATTTTCCAGTTACCGGCAATGATTGGTTTACGTGACATTTCACTTACCTCTTCTATATTTATTGTACAAGGTACATTATAGCATAAACTTAGCTAAGATTAAAGAATTTCTGTGCATTTTATGAATACTTACAGAAAAACTCTCTACCCGAAAGTAGAGAGTTACAATTAAGTTGTCTGACTATAATTGTTATTTCTGGGAACTCAATCGAATTAAGCTTCGATTTCTGTAACCATACCTGAACCAACAGTACGTCCACCTTCACGGATAGAGAAAGTAGTACCTTGTTCAACGGCGATTGGGTGGATCAATTCAACGTCGATAGTAACGTTATCACCAGGCATTACCATTTCAGTACCTTCTGGCAATTTGATTGAACCAGTTACGTCAGTTGTACGGAAGTAGAACTGTGGACGGTAGTTGTCGAAGAATGGAGTGTGACGTCCACCTTCTTCTTTAGTAAGGATGTAAACTTCACCTTTGAATTTAGTGTGTGGGTTGATAGAACCTGGTTTAGAGATAACTTGACCACGTTCGATTTCATCACGT
This region of Streptococcus suis genomic DNA includes:
- the tpiA gene encoding triose-phosphate isomerase, coding for MSRKPIIAGNWKMNKNPQEAQAFVEAIAGKLPAGDKIEAAIAAPAVDLNALLWFAKDSELKVAAQNCYFEDAGAFTGETSPKVLAEMGVNYVVIGHSERRDYFHETDEDINKKAHAIFRNGLTPIICCGESLETYEAGKAVEFVGAQVSAALKDLTAEQVASLVIAYEPIWAIGTGKSATKDDAQNMCKAVRDVVAADFGQEVADKVRVQYGGSVNPSNVAEYMACPDVDGALVGGASLEAESFLALLNF